The Ahaetulla prasina isolate Xishuangbanna chromosome 3, ASM2864084v1, whole genome shotgun sequence genome window below encodes:
- the SGK3 gene encoding serine/threonine-protein kinase Sgk3 isoform X3, translating to MLHKMTWKVITKACFGRSSPDVRSFLQMDNPKHQYDPSEDEDERNNQKLNSTSQNINLGPSGNPHAKPTDFDFLKVIGKGSFGKVLLAKRKWDGKFYAVKVLQKKIVLNRKEQKHIMAERNVLLKNVKHPFLVGLHYSFQTTEKLYFVLDFVNGGELFFHLQKERTFPEHRAKFYAAEIASALGYLHSIKIVYRDLKPENILLDSLGHVVLTDFGLCKEGIAISDTTATFCGTPEYLAPEVIRKQPYDNTVDWWCLGAVLYEMLYGLPPFYCRDVAEMYENILHKPLHLRPGVSLTAWSILEELLEKERQNRLGSKEDFLEIQRHPFFESISWNDLLQKKIPPPFNPNVFGPDDIRNFDATFTEEIVPCSICISTDYNIVNASVLEADDAFIGFSYAPPSEDLFH from the exons ATGCTGCACAAAATGACATGGAAAGTGATCACCAAGGCATGTTTTGGCAGGTCAAG TCCAGATGTAAGATCATTTCTTCAGATGGACAATCCAAAGCACCAATATGATCCATCTGAAGATGAGGATGAAAGAAACAATCAAAAG ctaAATTCTACCTCACAGAACATCAACTTGGGGCCATCTGGAAATCCTCA TGCTAAACCAACAGACTTTGACTTCCTGAAAGTTATTGGGAAGGGCAGCTTTGGTAAG GTTCTTCTTGCAAAACGAAAATGGGATGGAAAGTTCTATGCTGTTAAAGTGCTGCAGAAGAAAATTGTCCTAAACAGGAAAGAG CAAAAACATATCATGGCTGAACGCAACGTGCTCTTGAAAAATGTGAAACATCCATTCTTAGTTGGATTGCATTATTCATTCCAAACCACAGAGaagctgtactttgttctggattTTGTTAATGGAGGAGAG CTCTTCTTTCACTTACAAAAAGAACGCACCTTTCCTGAACATAGAGCCAAGTTTTATGCTGCTGAAATAGCTAGTGCACTGGGCTACTTGCACTCCATAAAAATTGTATACAG GGATCTGAAGCCAGAAAATATTCTTCTAGATTCATTG GGGCATGTTGTCTTAACAGATTTTGGACTCTGTAAAGAAGGAATTGCTATTTCAGATACTACCGCAACATTTTGTGGAACTCCAGAG TACCTGGCTCCGGAGGTAATCCGAAAGCAGCCCTACGATAACACTGTAGACTGGTGGTGTCTTGGAGCTGTTTTGTATGAAATGCTGTATGGTCTG CCGCCCTTTTACTGCCGTGATGTTGCTGAGATGTATGAAAACATTCTTCATAAACCTCTCCATTTAAGGCCAGGTGTCAGTCTTACAGCTTGGTCTATTCTGGAAGAACTCTTGGAGAAGGAGAGACAGAACAGACTTGGATCTAAAGAAGACTTT CTTGAAATTCAAAGGCATCCCTTCTTTGAATCTATCAGTTGGAATGACCTCTTACAAAAAAAGATTCCACCACCATTTAATCCTAATGTG TTTGGTCCAGATGACATCAGGAATTTTGATGCAACATTTACAGAAGAGATAGTACCCTGCTCCATTTGCATTTCTACTGATTATAATATTGTAAATGCTAGCGTACTGGAAGCAGATGATGCATTTATTGGATTTTCTTATGCACCACCTTCTGAAGACTTATTTCATTAA